The Lysinibacillus irui sequence TATGCCAGCATTATACCTGGCTATTATATGAATAAGACTCATTGGAATTCGATTTATATGGATGCTACAGATGTCCCTATGGATTTGGTAGAGCAACTTATCCAACATTCGTATGAGCTCGTTTACAGTAAGCTAACAAAAAAAGCCCAAAAGGAAATTGGATTAAAAGAAACTAACTAAACGCAATGCATGCAAAAGTTTAAAGCGCATTTACCTATCTTATTAGAGTAAATGCGCTCATGTAAAATTAAGAATGATAACCACGCTCACCAAAAGGCTTTAACGTGTCCAGCCATTTTTGCTCTAGTTTTTCGAGTTCTCTTTTAGCATCGAAATAGCCCTCTTCTTTTTTCTTCAAATATTCAACAATTTTCACTTCAAAAGCATCTTGGCCAAACGTATTGTAATCAGCTTGAAGCTCTTTATTGGTATGTGTATTTGTTTTTAGCATAAATTGAAAGCCATTTAGCCTTTTCAAGTTATTAAAGCTACCGACAAACACTTTTCCTGTTTGTGTATTAGTCATTGTAAAAACGCCTGCTTCAATTTTCATGTCTTTATACATTTCTTTTAACTCTTTTTTCTGATCCATGTGAAAAACCCGCTTTCTTATTTTTTTACCCAATAGGCACTACCGTCTGCTTTTCGGTCTAGAAATCCATATTCAATTAAGTAGCGACGAATATGGACATAGTCTTCATACATCGGTTTGATTACTTCATTCAATTCTTTTTCCGTGTATTGTTTTTCTGCGTCAAATAGCTTTGTTATGGCACGGAGTACTACAATTTTCTGCTTTTCTCGTTTAGGGAAACGTACTAGCTCCTTGCCGATACCATGTGGAAAGAATTTTTCTAATAATTGCTGTTCTTCCGAGTGGGTGACGTTGTAGCGATCGTCCACCATTGTAGCTGTTTTATGAATAGGCACAAATGGTTCCTCCTTCTGATCTTGTTCCTTCAATAACTCCATCATTACCAACAATGTTTTGGCTTGGCGTTCTTTTTCTTTTAACGCAAAACGGTGGTGGCGAATAGTCGTGGCACTTCCAATCTCTAATTCCTCTTTTATATCCTGGTCGGATTTACCTTCATAAAATAAGCGTAAAATATGACTTTGGTGTTCTGTTAAGCCTGTCATTTTTTTATTGAGACCATTTAAATAATGAAAGACAGATTGGTGTGCAACTGTTATATGTTGCTGCATCATTTTTTCCGCTTCATACAGTAAGCCTTCATAGGGATATATAATCCCTTTCTCTACTTTTTCACCGCACAATAAGCAAGTGAAATGTGTCTTTTCGTCGATGTAGCCCTTTTTGAGGTCGTTGATAGGAGCTTGCCAAAATAGTTCGTTTACATCCATGAGAAATCCTCCTATTTAACAAACGTTTTTGATATTCGTTTGTTAATTTATATTTAAAATAACAAAATGTTTATAAAAAATCAATGAAAACAATTCGTTTTATAAACGATGTGTCAATATGTTGGGGAAGCTTTTAAATTTTTACTAATACTAGATAAGCGAAAAAATAACCCTAGATGATGAAAACTATTTACAAATCGTAATGATTACTATATAGTTTTAAATCGTAAACATTACTATTTACAAGGAGGGTAACAATGAATAAAAAATGGTTAGTGCCATTTGCAGTAGCAACAATTGCTTCTACTTTAGTGGCGTGTCAGGAGAAAGAAAAAGAGGAGGATGTGGTTGCTAAAGCGACAGAGCATAGGGAGGACCATGAACAACATCACAATCACAGCCATGGGGAACAAACAGATAAGGATAAACAGATTTCCAAAGGTTATTTTGAGGATAGTGATATTACAGATCGCCCATTAACGAATTGGCAAGGTGAATGGCAATCTGTCTATTCCTATTTGTTAGATGGAACATTAGATGGGGTATTAGAGCATAAAGCTGCTCATGGCGATAAAACGGCTGAGGAATATAAGGAATATTACAAAGTTGGCTACCAAACAGATGTCACACAAATTGAAATTGCCGAAAATACAATGATATTTTATAGGAATGGAGAAGTTGTTACAGGTACATATGTGTATGATGGATATGAGATTTTAACATATGACAAAGGTAATCGTGGCGTTCGCTATATATTCAAGCAAACAGATGAAAATTCACAAGCGCCAACATATGTACAATTTAGTGACCATATTATTTCAGATCAAGCATCAACACATTTTCATATTTACTTTGGTGATGATCGTGCAGAGCTGTTAGAGGAGCTGGATAATTGGCCCACATTTTATCCGAAATCATTAACAGGGGAGGAAATTGCTGAGGAAATGGAGGCTCATTAGTAGTAAATAGACACGAGGTTTCTGGAAGTCATTAAAATAATGGTTTCCATCGAAGTTGAAAATCATTTGTTTTAAAATTACTATATACGATAAAACAGGCTGGAGCCAGCATTTTTTTTCCCATGTTTTATCCGTTAGAAGTAAGACTACTCGAAATGTAAATGCTTTCTAATTGGAAGTATGATTGATCACAAAATACACATTATAACCAATAAATACCTCCCAGGTTATTAGATTACTTAGGGAGGTATTTATTAATCTGACTTTATAGATAGCTGTTTCGACAGAGGGGAAGACTTGGTACATATTCTATTAACTAATTTTATTTATATTTTCTTTTGAAAAGCATGATAGACGCAGCTGCTAGTATGATAGTTGTGCTGACTATAATGAAAAAACTAGTTGACGTACTAAGTATATTTCCATGAAGGTCATAGATGATGCCATAATTGATTTTATAATCCTCAACATAGGTAGTTGGCACACCATCAAATACTTGAGCAATAGAGCCTTCCATAAAAGCATTTCGTAATAATAATGTTGTATGACTAATAGGGAAGTACATAATTAAATTTTGAGCAAAGTTTGGTAGTGCGCCTAGTGGTACATAGACACCACATAGAAATCCGAGTACTGTCCCGACGATTGTTCCTAATGTTGAGAAAGCACTTTGTGTTGAAACAAATAGCGAAAGGAATAAGTTAAAGACACTTGCAAGTAAGACAGCTAAAAATAAAATGCTGATGACTTGAACAAAACTTTGGAAGCTAAGAAGCTCACCACCGGTTGCTACAATAAATATCTCGCAGCCAATTA is a genomic window containing:
- a CDS encoding GIY-YIG nuclease family protein — its product is MDQKKELKEMYKDMKIEAGVFTMTNTQTGKVFVGSFNNLKRLNGFQFMLKTNTHTNKELQADYNTFGQDAFEVKIVEYLKKKEEGYFDAKRELEKLEQKWLDTLKPFGERGYHS
- a CDS encoding DUF2087 domain-containing protein translates to MDVNELFWQAPINDLKKGYIDEKTHFTCLLCGEKVEKGIIYPYEGLLYEAEKMMQQHITVAHQSVFHYLNGLNKKMTGLTEHQSHILRLFYEGKSDQDIKEELEIGSATTIRHHRFALKEKERQAKTLLVMMELLKEQDQKEEPFVPIHKTATMVDDRYNVTHSEEQQLLEKFFPHGIGKELVRFPKREKQKIVVLRAITKLFDAEKQYTEKELNEVIKPMYEDYVHIRRYLIEYGFLDRKADGSAYWVKK
- a CDS encoding ZinT family metal-binding protein: MNKKWLVPFAVATIASTLVACQEKEKEEDVVAKATEHREDHEQHHNHSHGEQTDKDKQISKGYFEDSDITDRPLTNWQGEWQSVYSYLLDGTLDGVLEHKAAHGDKTAEEYKEYYKVGYQTDVTQIEIAENTMIFYRNGEVVTGTYVYDGYEILTYDKGNRGVRYIFKQTDENSQAPTYVQFSDHIISDQASTHFHIYFGDDRAELLEELDNWPTFYPKSLTGEEIAEEMEAH
- a CDS encoding ABC transporter permease, which produces MEALLTLVQRNSKVFRRDKTQVFFSLLSVLIVIVLYAVFLQKMQIDAIEQITEATPELITLVNEWLVAGLLSMIAVTTTLGAYGIAVKDQESKTQADFLTAPLSRATIQMSYVVNALIIGSIFTFIALIGCEIFIVATGGELLSFQSFVQVISILFLAVLLASVFNLFLSLFVSTQSAFSTLGTIVGTVLGFLCGVYVPLGALPNFAQNLIMYFPISHTTLLLRNAFMEGSIAQVFDGVPTTYVEDYKINYGIIYDLHGNILSTSTSFFIIVSTTIILAAASIMLFKRKYK